One genomic region from Lycorma delicatula isolate Av1 chromosome 9, ASM4794821v1, whole genome shotgun sequence encodes:
- the LOC142330645 gene encoding uncharacterized protein LOC142330645, with protein MTAENMEVVQVTITRSTLRSAKLTLIEKIKSALEEEHKEFVNNTLTVLSAHVNSAIKKNEQFAETLQLVERLEKQLQEHCGRMKTEVENIKQELENSKELKAKNIAYKSKIMKLTSKIIKLIEHNKKIADCYEQKINVLKKSKDMELWVQKLSFGSSLTNGKKQELENIVSTLEEKFRKQLTNATQITLHNIDPTIKRLQKSKYSGLYFFTVVKPSAASFD; from the exons attgactttgattgaaaaaattaaaagtgctcTTGAGGAAGAGCACAAAGAATTTGTTAATAATACTTTAACAGTATTGTCAGCACATGTAAAtagtgctattaaaaaaaatgaacagtttgCTGAAACATTACAATTa GTTGAGCGCCTAGAAAAACAACTCCAAGAACATTGTGGTCGTATGAAAAcagaagtagaaaatataaaacaagaattagaaaattcaaaagaattaaaagctaaa aatattgcatataaatcaaaaattatgaagcttacatcaaaaataattaagcttatcgaacataataaaaaaatagccgACTGTTATGAACAGAAAATCAACGTTCTTAAAAAATCAAAGGATATGGag CTATGGGTACAGAAACTGAGTTTTGGCTCTTCTTTAACAAATGGTAAAAAgcaagaattagaaaatattgtttCTACATTGGAAGAGAAGTTTCGAAAACAATTAACAAATGCCACACAGATAACACTACATAACATTGATCCAACTATTAAACGTCTTcag AAAAGCAAATATTCAGGACTATACTTTTTCACAGTTGTCAAACCAAGTGCTGCTTCTTTTGACTAA